The nucleotide window GAACTTCAGCTCTGTGGGAGAGGGACCACACCCGTCTTGCTCACTGCGGTACCCCCCGCACTGGGAAGAGGGCTTGGCACAAAATCGAAACCCATACGTTTCACCTTTAGAGGAAGGGAAGTGGCTGGCATCGTGCCATCCTCTGTGACACGCATCACCTCCCAGGTGGGGCAGTGACCCCTCCGGCCGAGGAGACCATGGGACTGTCACAGACCAGTGGGCAGGGAGAATGTGGGAGACCACAAACCCGGTTCAGAAACTGTGTCATGAGGCAGTCCCCTGCCCACCGCCTTGAGGCAATTCCTTCCTGTTCAGCCGCCCTTCTTACTGGGTTGTTAAAGCCCCTTCACCTTTCTTCTTAGCCAAGCAGAGAGGGATGCTGATCCCCAGCTCTGACACAAACCGGCCATGTGTCCTCAGGGCAGGCCTGCCCATCCTCCTCTTACCCCCCCATCAGTTTTGGGGTTCCACATCCATTAGCTCAGGGAGCTGTCCCTGGGAAAGGACACTGTCTTGGTCGACACGCGAAGGGACTGCGGGTCAGAGGGGACGAcagctgcccctccctggccAGCGAGGCACTCACAGAGCCAGGCCCGGAGCCCCAGACTGTGTCGTCCTGCCTGGAGCTGAGCCTACCTGAACCGCTCATACTCCAGCAAGACGCAAGGCCCACGGCCGGGCTGCCACTCGCCCCCGAGGTCCCAGCGGCCGAAGCGGCGGATGTCCACGAAGCAGAGGGCGAGTCGGGGGCCGGGGGGAGCCGTGTAAAAGCGCAGGTGGGCGTGGGCCGGCAGCGCGTCCTGGGCCGCCAGCTGGAAGGAGCCGGACATGCCGAATCGGAAGACCAGGGCCAGGGGCCCCCGTGGGGGCTGGGCCCCCGGCAGCGGGCTCAGGGTCAGGCGCAGCTCCTTGCCACGGGCCGAGGATGAGATGCAGTACGCACTGCTCTCAAAGGGCACCTCAGGGTTGCGGCTGACGGGTGACTTCTCCACACACCCACCGAACATCAGCCCCCTGCACGCCTCGTTCACGAAGCGGCTGGCCAGATGCAGCTCGGGGCCCTCCGGCATGCtgtgggaggggggctgggccctgtggggaggggaggacagcgGGTTGGGCCAAGTGTCACCTGGGGAGGTAGAAATTATCACcccattttataaagaagaacTCCGAGGGTCAGAGGGGGCCACTACCAGCTGGGATCCGCTGCCAAGTCAACTGGCCTCGCACGTGTCCTGATCCCCCTTGAAAGTGCCGAGAAAGCCGACAGCGCTATGGAGCTCAGGCTGGGGAAGCGAGACTCTGCCGTATTTGACGCCTTCCACGGGGCTTTCAGGAGCCCCCACTGCTTTTAGAATAAAGTCCAGATCCTTCCTGGGCCCACACTGTCCTCTCATTTCCTCCCACAATTCCCCTCACTCATTGGCTCCAAGCACAGTCTCCCCATCCCCACGTCTTTGCCCCTGCTGTCCCTTCAGCGTGGGACACTtgagaggccctccctgaccaccctctcCGAGGCAGCatcacccccccccaaccaccacgagttttcttttcttcacgGCACCCCCCGAATCTGGAATTATCTTGTTTGTTGTCTGCCCCtacctccactcccaccccagagCGCAAGCTCTGCTTGCTCATGACTCCACTTCTCAGGACCCTGCCTGCACCTGGTCCGCAACAACTGAGGGACTGAACCTGACCCCGCCTGGGGAATGACAACTGGGAGTCTCTGCCGCCAGCAAGGGCCAGCCTGCCACCACCCACTGCCCAGGACCAGAGCGAGGACAAGGACGAGGGAAGGCAGGTGTCTCCAGGCGCATCTGCGCTGGAACTGGGTGCCCACGGCTCTGAGGGAGGGAGACGGGGTGACAGGAAGGGCTCCGGAGCTCCAGGCCAAGGTCCAGGGGGGCACAGGAAACATCCACACCAGCGCCGGGAGTGGGAAGCAAACTCCATCCCCAACCACCACACCTGACCAGGGGAGGGGAGTTTCCACTCTCCTTTTCCCGGGACCTGCCCAGACCAAGGCTaggttttgggggggggcggcatTTAGCCAGGGAGGGCAGACTCCCTTACCCCTGTCCCCCTCCTCAGCGCAGTCCAGGGTCTGGCATCCGAAAGGGTTCCTTTTCGGGAAAAGGTGAAAGTCCAGATTCCTGACTTCCGCAGGGCGGGCACCCCAGTGCTCGCCTCCCCTTCACCACCCCGCCCCGCTACTGCCCATCTTCGGCTAACCCCAGGTCCCTGCCTCCCCAAGGTCCCCGAACCCCATCCCCTCCTCAGCTCTTCACCACCGCGGATCCCGGATAACCTGCTCCACGAGCAGCTCCCCGCCAGCCTGCGGCCACTAAGGGGTTAACGCGGGGGCCGGGCCGCGCCTAAGAGCACGCTGGGAGCTGAGGTCGCCGCTCCGGCGCCTGCCGGGAAGTGTAGTTTCTCGGGTAGGAGGCAGAGGCTGGCGGGGGTAGGCTGGGGGCCCCGGGTGTGGGAAAGGCTTTGGGGCAGTCACCTGGCCGGGAGGTGGCGGAGGAACCTGGCTTCCCTCTGCTCGGCGCCGGCGGGCTCTGGGCTAGGTCTGAAGTCCCGGGTTGCAGCTGTCTCCGTGGCTGGGAGGGGAAGTCCCCCGGCTAGCCCCGGACAGGGTCGGCACTCCCTGCAGGAAACAGCAGCAAGGTCCCGAGGCCGAAGCGCCTGCAGCTGTGCGCCGGGCGCGCAGGTGGGTGATAAACTCAGGCCCTGGGGACCCGATGGTGGCCCCTAAGAATCCAGGCACAGTCAGACGGAACACAAACAGAAGCACCATCAGCACCTGCGGGGTGGCAAGGGCAGCCAAGCACCAAAAACCAGGCGGAGAAGCAGAACCCACTTCAGACGGTCAGGTCTGGTCTAATGAGGCCTCTGTAAGGAGCTTGCATTTCATCTTGAGCGTAGTGGGCACAGGTGCCTGACCCATAGCCTGCATCTGCCCCTTCATAGTACTTGTGCTTCCTCCTCGCTTGTTTGAGCGGAAGTATTCTGAAGTAAACTAGGCAAACTACGGCATTTCATCCCTGATACTTCGACATGCATCTCTAAGAAGCAATATCCTACAAAGCCGCCTTTATCATAGCTAATAAAATTAATACCATCTAATACCTAGTCCACGAATTTCCCTAATTgtccccaaaatgtcttttatagcTGGTCTGTTCAAAGTGGAGTCCAATCAAGGGTTATAGGTCTccttaaccattttttatttagatGGAACCACCCTTTCCATCTCCCACTCAACCCATCCCCCCCCTTTTTGGTCTTTGTAATACCTTTCTGGAGTCCAAGCCAGTTGTTAATTTTGAGATGCCCCATCGCATTCTGGATTTGTCTGAATGTTTCCTTAGCtacatctctctctttcctagGTGCTCTGTACTCCAAGTTGACGAGGCACCCGACATCTGGCTGTCCCACATTAGTGAGGCTGAGATTGACCACGGCTGAGGTTGTGACAGCCAGTCTCTGCTTTGTAAAGATACTGCACACCTTGTGACCACTAAGTAATCGATGGGGTGATTTCTTTGTTGGTTggtctctttctgttttgtttaaattaaggtataatttatatacagtaaaattcgCCATTTGTAGagtgtgagttttgacaaatatatactcACATAACTATGGCCACAATCAGAAGATAATAATTCccatcacctccccacccccaccccgcaatCCGCCTACTCACCCTGTCGTCACCACTTCCACCCCACCTGCTGGCAAccgctgatctgctttctgtccctatcaTTTTGGCCTTCTCCAGAATACCACATGAATGGAATCTCCAGTGCGTAGCCTGCTCAGCCTGGCCTCTTAGAATATTGCATTgagatccatccacgttgttaTGCTTATTAGTGGTTTTCTTTCGCTGAGTAGTAGTCCCCTGTGCAGCCGAGCCACCGCATTTATCCAGTTACCAGCTGAGGGACGCAGGACTGTTTGTGTGAGGGCATTCATTGGCACCATGCAAATATCGTTCCACATCACATAAACTTTTCACCTACTGCCTCTGTCATCCTCGAAGTTCCTTGCCTCAACCAAGTATTTAATCGGGAATTACAAAATGGTGGTTTTCTCTCATTCCTGGTACCCTAGCTGGAATTCTTGGTTGTCCTGAAATGTTAAAAAGACAGGATAAATTCTGAATTCCTTCCCTTTAATGATGAATTCTCAGACTAAGAATTTGGTACAGTAACATCCAATGGTGCAAATTAGGACTCactggggggttttttttttagggggggacTTTGTCTTTATAGACTCTTTTCTATTACGGATTCATGGTTTGTTTTTAACATTCAACACCAGTAAATCCATTGGCGTCTTTATCTTCTCCCCCATTTACTGAAGGGGTACTCATCAGGCACCGGgactacacacacacaggaacacaaTTCCATTCCTAAGAAATTCAGAAGTGTAAAAGAGGCAAATGAGTAAACACAAAGTTACAATGCCATATTACAGCAGCAATGAGCGCGGCACCTGTGGGGTTGTGTGACCCCGCAGGAGGAATGCAACCTGGGAAATCAAGCTAATGTGAAACGTTTGAGGAGACTTAGAATTTCCTGTGACTTTTTGTctgcaactttatttttgtttattccacTTCTCTTTTACCTTCCTCTTGCCCTCTTGTGGGCtccctgaatttttaaaactccagttTGACTTAGCAGTATTGGTTTTGACTGCAGTATACTGCACAGCCTTTGAAGTAATTGTCCTAGATATTATACACACGTACTTGTCTCAGCTCACTGGCGTTCACATTCTAAGTGTAGAAACCTTACACCCTTTACCTGTTCCTGTTTATAATAACCTTACATATTTCCTCTACATACTTTAAAATGCTTAAGGAAAGTCTAACTGTATCCATAACTTCACATCTCCCAttgttcttccttcctgatgttgCAAGATTccttatcatttcctttctgttcagAGATCCTCCTTTCGCCTCTTTACTTTTAGGTTAGGTCAGCTGGTGACAAACTATATTAGTTATCCTTCATCTGAGAATATCTTGATTTCCCTCTTTACTCTTGAGGTAATTTTCGCTGAATATAGAATTTTCAGTTGACACTTTTCTTTCAGACCTGAAAAATGTTGTGCTTCTTCCTTTTGGCCTCTATGGTTTCTGACGAGAAATCCACTCATTTGTTTCCCCCCATAAAGGAAGGTGTCATTTcgctcttgctgctttcaagacttttttctttcGTTTTCAGACATTTGTTGTATGATGCACCttggcatggatttctttgggtttaaccTGTATGGGCTTCATTCAGCTTCTTGGCTCTGTAGGCTTAGGTCTTTTGCCATATGGGGGAAATCCGCACCCATCATTTCTTTGCATGCTTTTCCTGTTCCACTCTCTCTCCTCACCTTCTGAGACTCTGATGGCATTACAGTCCCGCAGGCTCCAAGgctctgttttattgttttctgtattttccaatctATTTTCTGTTGTTCAGATTCGGTAATCTCTATGATTATCTTCAAATTTatggattctttcttctgttcagtCTAGTTCACTTTTATTGCAGATTTCAGTTCTAAAACTTCTATCTCGTTCTTTGtagcttctatttctttgttaagAGTTGaggcatttttatgatggctacTTTAAAATCCTGCTATCCAAGTCAGAGTTCTCTTAGTGTTGACATCTCTTgtgttttctcattcaagttgagATTTTCTTGCTCttgggtttttcttgttttgttttttaatctggaCATTTAGGGTATCGAGACTCTGGATCTTATGTAAATCTTCTTagagcgcttgggtggctcaattgattaaaCATCTGAGTCTTCATTtcgacccaggtcatgatctcagggttgcgagatcgagccccatgtcaggactctgcactgagcatggagcctgcttaagattctctctctccctctccccctcccctgctcacgtgctaaaaaaagaaaaagaaagaaaggaaaaaaaaaaatatatatatatatacatgccaaGGGGGTGGAAGAGGGGCTGCAGTTTCTCTGTGGTGTGACTGGAGGACAGCAGTTACCATCTGTAAGTCTCCTGTGTTGCCAGATGGCCCCTCTCTGATCCCCTGGCTCAAGAGAGCGTGCTTTTGTTGGAGCTGTGTGCTGGTGTTTCTCAGGTTGCCAGTCTCCAGCACCCAGCCCAGGACACATGGAGCAAAAAGAACCCCTAAGGACTGCTCTGCTCTGTTGTTCTTCAGTTCCTGAGGATCTCAGCGAGTCTGTCTTCTCCTCACCTTTTAGTCTTCTGTTTCATATGTAATATCCAAGGTTTTCCGCTGTACTTAGtcggaggaagaggggaaagtgCATCTGCTCCATTTTTCCAGAAGCAAAGGTCAGGACTACAGtcagtccttttctttttgatgcttaaAATTATCGCATCCTTGGCCAGTGGGACAAGCTGGCTCCTCTTGACAGCCCTCATTATTGTTTGGTAGCTTCCCTGCACCCCAAGATGTTCTAGGCCACTTGTCTTAGTCAGCTCAGGTGCTGTcacaaaataccataggctgggtggcttaaacaacagacgtttatttctcatagttccagaggctgggaagtccaagatcaaggagctGGCAGATTTGGTTCTTAGTAAGGGCCTTCTCCTGCTTTGCTGTTCTCATGTGGCCTTTTCTTGGTACACATTTGTGGATactgtctttctcttcttataagggcactaatcccttcATGAAGGtcccactctcatgacctcatcaaaACCTACTTACTCTCCAAAGCCCCATCTTTGGCAGGAAGAGCAAGGCTGTCTCCTTTCTCTACTCGGGGCATCTGGCACTGGGGCCACATGCTTGCCGCCAGCCTGCAGACAAGGCCACCACAGGAGGCAAAGCCATGGACATCACAGGACTGGGAGCGAGAAGCCTGATTTTCCTATCTACAGACAAGCTGTTTCATTTCTGTCCTCCTTCTGCCTCACCCCTGACCTGCCTCAACCAGcagttgaaaagagaaaatgaataatggGTCAGGGAGGTCTGTATGTCACTTGGTTTCTCTGACAAAAACCTTTCATCTGAACCCAAAAGGAAACCTGTACACACACTCCTTTAcacttcttttattcttcctgCTCGTGAAAACTGCTGACAAGTGCCTTTcaggggggagggaaggcaaTGCTGGAAAAGTCCTCAGAATCCTTATGCTGAATTCTCAAGTGGGAACCTAGCAAGCCAGAGATCTGGAAGGCCAGGCCTCCAGGGTCCTGGAGCTGGGGCCACCCACGAAGAGGAATTCAGAGGGCAGCAACTCAACACGGGCCCCAAGCACCCTTCTCCTCAGCCCAGGGAGCTCATCAGGGTCTGAGCCTGCTTCAGTTCTGCAGAGAGAAGAGGTGGCAGTCAGGTGGGATCTGGGAGGGCTCCTTCCCCCTCCAGGTACAGCTGAGTCTCACCTGCCAGGAGGACCTGGAACTTGTCTGCTGAGAGGGACATGGCCACCGGCTGGACTGGGGCACCCGAGGCAGCTGCCACCTCCAGCCTCAGGTGCACCATGGGCTCTTCCACGGACCGAAGCAGGCTGGAGCTCAGGGTGTAGTCCACCCGCCAGCCCACACCTGCCAGCCTATTCACTGTGAAATGGCATGGGGCTCTCAGGATCACAGGCTGGTAAGCCACATGGCCCTCAGCCCACACCTGGCACGGCTCTCAACCCTCcaaggctgtgtgacctttgagAACCTCTCATCCCTCTGACCCAGGGAAGGTGCTCAATAATCAGAAGCGAGATTATCCACAGCAGATCTCAGAGGAAAGAAACTTGGGCTGAAGGCAGGAGTCCTGGTTCCGTGACTGCTTGAAATGGGACTCCTTTCTGAGGACAAGCACCTCCCATGCAGCATGCATCTTCTGGAATGGAACCCGAACCCCATCCCGGCCCTTCCCACACTCACCACGCAGGCTGCAGGCCCGCAGGTGCTCTTGCAGGGGGCTTTGCTTCTCCTCATAACAGCGACACAGGCTGGCTGCGTGCTCTGCGGACAGAATGGAGGTCCCTTGACATAGCAGGTCGGGGCTCAGACTGCTCACAGGGCGGGTCTCAGGCACTTGGCCTGGCCTGCTGCCCAGGTtacccacctgcctgcctgcatACCCTACCTTTGGGGAGCCCCAGCTGCTGCAGTTCACTGGACAAGGACTCGCCATCCACGCTATGCTTGGCCGCACTCGAGAGGATGAAACTAAGCACTGCCACCGTGGCCTTGACATCGCCCGACTCTGGGGGGACCCGTGGGTGGGGTAAGGGGGTGTCGCTGTGGCCTCAGCCACCTTCTTCTTGCCCCACTATCTTCAGCTCACAGAACCCAGGCCTCCTTGAGCCATGAGCACTGCTACCGCCTCAGCGGAAGCGGCAGAGGGCGGCACTGGCAACACCGTTcttcccctgctgctcccctgctgcgGCAAGTGTGGCAGGACAGGCTCCTGGGAGGGCGTCTGCGCTAAGCCCCAGGCCGAGGACCCAGGGGCCCAGAGGTCTGCGGACTCAGTGGGGTACTCACCAAACCTGGCATCAGCGGTGAGCTTCAGGGTCTTTTCGTactgtggggagaggaggcccTCAGGGGGTGCCAGGCCCCTGCTCACCGGCCGCGGCACCCCAGCAGCAGCTTGATTGCCCACCCCCTGGGTCC belongs to Ailuropoda melanoleuca isolate Jingjing chromosome 9, ASM200744v2, whole genome shotgun sequence and includes:
- the COMMD4 gene encoding COMM domain-containing protein 4 isoform X1: MRFRFCGDLDCPDWVLAEISTLAKISSVKLRLLCSQVLKELLGQGIDYEKTLKLTADARFESGDVKATVAVLSFILSSAAKHSVDGESLSSELQQLGLPKEHAASLCRCYEEKQSPLQEHLRACSLRVNRLAGVGWRVDYTLSSSLLRSVEEPMVHLRLEVAAASGAPVQPVAMSLSADKFQVLLAELKQAQTLMSSLG
- the COMMD4 gene encoding COMM domain-containing protein 4 isoform X4; this translates as MRFRFCGDLDCPDWVLAEISTLAKIYEKTLKLTADARFESGDVKATVAVLSFILSSAAKHSVDGESLSSELQQLGLPKEHAASLCRCYEEKQSPLQEHLRACSLRELKQAQTLMSSLG
- the COMMD4 gene encoding COMM domain-containing protein 4 isoform X2, giving the protein MRFRFCGDLDCPDWVLAEISTLAKIYEKTLKLTADARFESGDVKATVAVLSFILSSAAKHSVDGESLSSELQQLGLPKEHAASLCRCYEEKQSPLQEHLRACSLRVNRLAGVGWRVDYTLSSSLLRSVEEPMVHLRLEVAAASGAPVQPVAMSLSADKFQVLLAELKQAQTLMSSLG
- the COMMD4 gene encoding COMM domain-containing protein 4 isoform X3; its protein translation is MRFRFCGDLDCPDWVLAEISTLAKISSVKLRLLCSQVLKELLGQGIDYEKTLKLTADARFESGDVKATVAVLSFILSSAAKHSVDGESLSSELQQLGLPKEHAASLCRCYEEKQSPLQEHLRACSLRELKQAQTLMSSLG